DNA sequence from the Streptomyces tsukubensis genome:
AAGCGCACCAGCAGAACACGCTCCTGCGGCTGGACTCCCGGGGCCGGGTCACCGGCTCCGCCTTCCGCGACAACCAGGGCTACTACCTGGCCGCGTCCCATCTGCCCGCCGTACTCCGGCGGACCGGCACCGACGCGTCCACCCTCGCCGTGGTCGACGACGACGTCGTGGACGACCGGCTCTCGTACTACCTGCTGCGCAACCAGGCGCTGTCGGTCGTCGGCGCCCTCGCCATCGACGGACTCGCCGACGAGCGCGACCTGCTCGGCGTCCTCGCGGACCGGCTGCGGGCCGCCCTGCCCGAACTGGCCGCCGCCGGTCCCCGCGGCGACCGGCTCGCCCGCCGCTGGCTCACCGCCACCACCCTGCCCACCAAGGGCAATCTGCTCACCCGGCTGCACGGGATCGACGAAGTGCTCGCCCCGCTGGACGCGCAGTCCGTCTATCTCGACGCCCCCAACCCCCTCATGGAGGCCTCCGTATGACGTCGTTACACCAGGACGCGCCCGATACGACCACCGTGCCCGGGCCGCCGCTGCCCCGGCTCGGCGGCCGCTGGACGGCCCGGGTGGCGAGATCCCACGGCGCCGACCTCGACCTGGTGCACGGCTGGATGCAGTCCCCGCACATCGACGCCTTCTGGCACCAGGCCTGGCCCAGGGAGCGCTGGGAGGAGGAGATCGCGGGCCATCTGGCCGGGGACGCCATCCTGCCGGTGCTGGTCGTCCTGGACGGCGAGGCCTTCGCGTACGTCGAGGTCTACCGGGTGGCCCGGGACCGGCTCGCCGCCCACTATCCGTACGGCGCCCGCGACCTCGGCCTGCACATCGCCATCGGTGAGCAGCGCCGCACCGGCCGGGGTCTCGGCAGGGAACTGCTGGGGGTGCTCGCGGACGGGCTGCTCGCGGCCGATCCGGACTGCCCGCGGGTGGTCGCCGAACCGGACATCACCAACGCGCCGTCCCTGCGGGCGTTCGCGGCGGCGGGGTTCCGGGACGCGGGCGAGATCGTCCTCCCGGACAAGCGGGCGGCGCTGCTGATCCGCCCGCGGACGGACGCGGACATGCTGTGACCGTGCGGGACGCGGACATGCGGTGACCGGGCGGGGCGGGGGAGCCGGTGGTACGGGCTTCCCCGCCCCGCCCGCGGTACGGAGCCGTTCCGGCGGCGCGGCGGGGCCTACTCGCGGGGGCCGTCCGGCCGCCCCGCCCGGGCCCGGACCAGCAGGGCGTACGCCCCCACCAGCACCAGCAGCGCCGGAACGCCCACCAGGCACGCCGTCCGCATCTCGGGGACGAAGATCCCCGTCGCGTACACCGACAGCAGCGCGGCGATCCCCAGCACCGGGGTCACCCGCCCGCCGGGCAGCCGCAGCGACGACGGCGGCCGGTCCGGATCCCGGCGGAAGGCGAGCAGCGTCAGCAGGACGACGATCCACACCGCGACGATCCCGAACGTGCCCAGCGCCAGCAGCACCCCGAAGACCCGGGCGCCGAAGAGCGCGGTCAGCCCGGCGGTGACCAGGAAGCCCAGCGCGGAGAAGAGGATCGCCCGGCGCGGCACCCCGTGCCCGGTGGTGGCGCCGAGGGCGCGCGGCGCGAACCGGTCGTCGCCCAGGGAGTGCAGCATCCGCCCGGCGGCGTACAGA
Encoded proteins:
- a CDS encoding GNAT family N-acetyltransferase — protein: MTSLHQDAPDTTTVPGPPLPRLGGRWTARVARSHGADLDLVHGWMQSPHIDAFWHQAWPRERWEEEIAGHLAGDAILPVLVVLDGEAFAYVEVYRVARDRLAAHYPYGARDLGLHIAIGEQRRTGRGLGRELLGVLADGLLAADPDCPRVVAEPDITNAPSLRAFAAAGFRDAGEIVLPDKRAALLIRPRTDADML